Genomic DNA from Corylus avellana chromosome ca4, CavTom2PMs-1.0:
tgatttttttttttatttttcaaagcttttgttaatttaaatatttttattgatataaagataattaataattaaaaaaaataaaaagtaaaaaagtgggtgagttgaaaataaacaaatattcgaatatttgattaaaagttaaaaaaacgcTAGAAGGAGGGCTCGAACCTCCGACCTTGTGGTTAACAGCCACACGCTCTAGCCAACTGAGCTATTCCAGCTTGCTTGACTGTTGTTCTACAGGCAGCACCAATATACCTTTCAGAAATGGCCCCACCAAAATGGCGCGGTGCGTTAAACTCAGGCTTCCAATTATTCATCGGCGTTGGGGTAGTATTAGCCACAATCGTCAACTTCTTCGCGGCTCAAGCCGGAGAATCCGGCTGGCGAATCGCCCTTGGCTGCGGCGCCCTGCCAGCTGCCATGATGACGCTTGGCACGCTATTCATCCCTGACACGCCAAGTAGTCTCATCCAACGGGGCCGAGTGCAGGAAGCCCGACAGTCGTTGAGCCAAGTCCGCAGCTGTGATTCAGACACTGAAGCCGAGCTGAATGAGCTCATCAGCCACAACATAGCCTCGAAAACCGCTGGGAACGAGCCCTACAAGGCCATATTTGAAAGGCGGTACCGGCCGCACCTGGTGCTGACGGTGGCAATCCCGTCTTTTCAACAGCTAACGGGGATCAACATCGTGGCGTTCTATGCTCCCGTTCTGTTCCGCTCCATTGGGTTCGGCAGCGACAAGGCTTTGCTCGGAGCCATCATTCTCGGCGTCGTGAATCTTTCTTCTACGCTCGTCTCTACTTTTGCCGTCGACCGGTTTGGGCGCAGATTCTTGTTTTTGGAAGCTGGGGCCCAGATGTTTATTTGCcaggtcaatttttttttttttttttcttctcacaatcatcatattttaatttaatttaaaaataaataaattaaaaaaaaaaaaaacaaaattaacatgaTAAAAATATGAATGGATGGTTGGATGAAGGTAGCGTTGGCATGGATATTGGCGTCGGAGCTAGGGATGGCAGGGACCAACACATTTTCAAAGGGCTCAGCGATTGGGGTACTGGTCCTAATGTGTAGCATCTCCGCCGCATTTGGGTGGTCATGGGGGCCGCTAACGTGGCTGGTGCCGACGGAAATATTGCCAATGGAAGTCCGGCCGGTGGGGCAAGGGATATCCATTGCCTGCAACTTTGTATTGACCTTCATTCTGGCTCAGGTGTTCTTGGCCATCTTATGTCGGATGAAATATGGCGTCTTCTTATTCTACGCTGGATGGGTCCTCATCATGAGCATTTTCGTGGCGCTCTTCGTACCAGAGACCAAGGGGCTTCGCTTGGAGACCATGGATGCCATTTGGAAAAATCATTGGTTTTGGCATCGATTCGTTCCAACTGAGAAGATCCACCGATGAAGTTCCTTTTTTATAATCCACACACAAATTCATTTGCTTCATTACACTATTCTACTTATAGGAAACCCACGGACCCAACCGATtgcaacataatttttttttttttttttttttttgacatggatTGCAACATAAATTGAAAGCTTTTAGTAGTTTATTCTAATAGAGAAACtattaatgaaattcaaataattaaaatcagATTCTATTTAAAGCATAATCCAAATTGAAGCTTCTAACCTAGCCTGTAAATAAAGGGCTTGTATATTCCATCTCCTCACTGAAATTTGTATGGCTGGAGAGGTATGTTAAAAGTTATTTTTGGCCGAGTgttcttataaattatttgatttactAACATGCatccaaataaaattacaagaaTACTAGAGAAGCTGTCATTAAATTCAACATACTTGAATTTAAAATACACGAACCATCTATCCTCTTTAACTCGTTTGATAGAAGACTTTACCATATGAGAAATGattcaaatcaatatttttctcatctttttccCATCTCaacttacaaattcaatagattaaccattagatttgtgaagtGATGTATACttctcacaaattcaatggtgaattcattCATTCACTATGGAGATGGTTAAAAGATTGTTGaagaattctatcatttctcttaccATATAAACTCACAAATGATGTCGAAAAATTATATGAACCTACATAATGCATCTTAATGATAACCGACAGGGGCTGGTGAATCCCTCAATTCCTTTCCTTGAAAGTGAATATCCTGCAGAGAAAGCAGAGTGATCATAACCCAAtaacaaagttaaaataaaagatatggTAGATCTGAAAGACAAAAAACCAAACTCATTTAGTTAATGATGTTACCAAGTAACTACAACCCTAACCCCCCGGAACAACCCCTTCCCTTTTGCAGCGAGACATTTCAACACAGTTCAGCTAGATTGTCATTTTTTGTCCTCTATATTTATAGCTTAATCGAATCCGCTGCTTTTGTCAAATCTAAGTCAATAATTCAGCAATGGTTGGATGTACATCCAAGTCTTGATAAGCTACATGTATCATAACTTTCACTAATCGCgttttgctttgcttttcaTCTTGGAAACAAAGATGGAGCATCGAACTTTCAAAAGGAAAGGTAACAGAAGGAATCAAACTCATTCTTATTTCGTGCTCTATCTATTATAGGTGATACAAAAGTCCTTAAGGggagctcaatcggctggggacaacgcctcatgaagcggaggtcactagttcgaatcctcctccctCTTTCCCTCccccttgtgtagacatgtaaaatatatatatatatatatatatatatatatataggtgataCAAAAGAGATTAACTTAGCATAACTTTTCCAAGGTTCTCTATTGCTTTAAATGGAAACCTTGTTGGCTACTTTGAAGGTAGAGAGTTAAGACAAGGTCATCCAATTTTCCCATATCTACTTGTGATTGCTATGGAGATACTTTCCAAATTGTTGGAAGGGGTGTCAAAAGAATGGAAAGGAATTTGGATATCATCCTCCATAATCTGAAATTCAGCTTACTCATCTCTGTTTTGCGGATGAGCTTCTGCTATTCTCGGTGGCTACATTGCAGTTGAAAAAAGTGCTTCTTGAATTTGTTGAGTTGTCTGGTTTGCAAGCAAATCCAGCAAAGATCTCGTTTTACTGTGCTGGTGTGTCACAGAGAGTGAAGGAGCAGTTGCTAGAATGTCTAAATATGAGGGAATGGAAGCTTCCAGTAAAATGCTTAAGAGTGCCTTTGATTTCAATCGGTTCTATATAGCATCCAAGTCCATTGGTCAATATCTTCATTTTGcctaagaagattttttttttttt
This window encodes:
- the LOC132178085 gene encoding sugar transport protein 5-like is translated as MTAGVFATEGSSSRNDIELSANASVEGSLTAAVVIICIVAASAGLIFGYDIGISGGVTTMEPFLKKFFPSVLQKMAHSKPNQYCIFDSQALTAFTSSLYVSGLLSSLVAGRVTTTTGRRGILLIGGLVFLAGTALNAAAMNIEMLILGRLLLGVGIGFTNQAAPIYLSEMAPPKWRGALNSGFQLFIGVGVVLATIVNFFAAQAGESGWRIALGCGALPAAMMTLGTLFIPDTPSSLIQRGRVQEARQSLSQVRSCDSDTEAELNELISHNIASKTAGNEPYKAIFERRYRPHLVLTVAIPSFQQLTGINIVAFYAPVLFRSIGFGSDKALLGAIILGVVNLSSTLVSTFAVDRFGRRFLFLEAGAQMFICQVALAWILASELGMAGTNTFSKGSAIGVLVLMCSISAAFGWSWGPLTWLVPTEILPMEVRPVGQGISIACNFVLTFILAQVFLAILCRMKYGVFLFYAGWVLIMSIFVALFVPETKGLRLETMDAIWKNHWFWHRFVPTEKIHR